CTGATGAACTGGTGTTCCTCGATATCACGGCGAGCCACGAAAAGCGCGACATCATGCTCGATGTCGTCCGACGCGTGGCTGAGCAGTGCTTCATGCCCTTCACCGTCGGCGGGGGCATCCGCACGATCGACGACGTCACCGCGCTGATCCAAGCCGGGGCGGAAAAGGTCAGCATCAACACCGCCGCGGTCGTCAACCCCGCCATCATCGAAGAAACCGCCCGGCGGTTCGGTCGATGTGCGACCGTCGTGAACATCGACCCCAAACGTGTCACGCGCGACGGCAAGACGGTGTTCGAGGTGCATACGCACGGCGGGCGGACGCCGACGGGGATTGAAGCGATCGAGTGGGCCAAGCGCGTCGTCGAACTGGGGGCGGGCGAGATTGTGCTTACGTCGATGGACGCGGACGGGACGAAGGATGGATACGACCTGGAGATTACCGCGGCGGTGACGGCGGCGGTCGATGTGCCGGTCGTGGCGTCGGGGGGGTGCGGGTCGCCGCAGCATATGGTCGATGTGCTCAGGCCGCTGGCGGATGGCGGCGCGGGGGCGGATGCGGCGCTGGCGGCGAGCATTTTTCATTACAATGAATACACCATCGCACAGACCAAAGCGTACCTGGCGGAACGGGGGATTCCGGTGAGGGTGATTGAGGCGGTTGGGTGATGAAGGCAGCGGAAATTGGTCATTAGGCATTAGGTATTTGTCAATGGTCAATGAAGGGCAGGACGCGACCTCGCGAGATTCTCCGATATGGCCAATGACCATTACCTAATGCCTAATGACCAATTTCTTCTTCTTGGAATCGAATCATTACAGGAACCGTCCAAATGAGTGACACACCCGCACCGCAAATGCAACCGACCGGTCGGCTTCGCAAGTTCTGGGAGGCGGCGGTGAAGATGGAGGCGTCGGACATTCTGATTCGGCCGGGGCAGCAGGTGAAGTTCCGGCTGCGCGGGTCGCTGCGCAGCGCCGACGCCCCGGCGTTCAC
The nucleotide sequence above comes from Planctomycetota bacterium. Encoded proteins:
- the hisF gene encoding imidazole glycerol phosphate synthase subunit HisF; this translates as MLTRRIIPCLDVKAGRVVKGVNFLGLRDAGDPVEVARRYDEQGADELVFLDITASHEKRDIMLDVVRRVAEQCFMPFTVGGGIRTIDDVTALIQAGAEKVSINTAAVVNPAIIEETARRFGRCATVVNIDPKRVTRDGKTVFEVHTHGGRTPTGIEAIEWAKRVVELGAGEIVLTSMDADGTKDGYDLEITAAVTAAVDVPVVASGGCGSPQHMVDVLRPLADGGAGADAALAASIFHYNEYTIAQTKAYLAERGIPVRVIEAVG